A portion of the Bulleidia sp. zg-1006 genome contains these proteins:
- the efp gene encoding elongation factor P, with protein sequence MAILAGDFKTGLTVLVDDDPWVVLDFQHVKPGKGAAILKTKMKNLKTGSTQERNFNASTKFEAAMIEKKNAQYSYNDGSIYYFMDQETYEMYELDDAHVGDSKNFLVDGMEVTLMFFDGNVLSIDLPDKVTLTVVETTPAIKGAPSTQSKDATLDTGITIRVPQFIEQGEKILVSTADGKYASRA encoded by the coding sequence ATGGCAATTTTAGCAGGTGATTTTAAGACGGGATTAACCGTATTAGTGGATGATGATCCATGGGTTGTTCTGGATTTTCAACATGTGAAACCAGGTAAGGGAGCAGCTATTTTAAAAACAAAGATGAAGAATCTCAAAACAGGATCGACGCAAGAGAGAAACTTCAACGCTTCAACAAAGTTTGAAGCGGCGATGATTGAAAAGAAGAATGCACAATATTCATATAATGATGGTTCTATTTACTATTTCATGGATCAAGAAACTTATGAAATGTATGAATTGGATGATGCGCATGTTGGTGACAGTAAGAATTTCTTAGTGGATGGTATGGAAGTCACATTGATGTTCTTTGATGGCAATGTGTTATCCATTGATTTACCAGATAAGGTAACGTTAACCGTCGTGGAAACAACACCGGCAATTAAGGGTGCTCCTTCAACGCAATCAAAGGATGCGACTTTGGATACAGGAATCACAATCCGCGTTCCTCAATTTATCGAACAAGGGGAAAAGATTCTTGTGTCTACCGCTGATGGTAAATATGCAAGTCGTGCCTAA
- a CDS encoding SDR family NAD(P)-dependent oxidoreductase: MQVVPKIALITGAAKGIGKAIAMTLAKHQYAVVINYQHSKKEALALKEMLDKECPMPCLAIQADVSKEDEVDAMVSQVEKELGYIDILINNAAIDLSNLFHLKTAEEFRRTLDVNVVGAYNCAKRVYPHMIEKEYGKIINISSTNGMNSYYPMSFDYDASKAALISLTHNLAWQCSPYVNVNAIAPGFIGTESELDGYDEDFLQKECEKILVQRYGKPEEVANLVRFLISDEASYINNTVIRIDGGQMGSC; encoded by the coding sequence ATGCAAGTCGTGCCTAAGATTGCTTTAATTACAGGGGCCGCTAAAGGGATTGGTAAAGCAATTGCTATGACATTGGCGAAGCATCAATACGCTGTGGTGATTAATTATCAACACTCAAAAAAAGAAGCGTTGGCTTTAAAAGAAATGTTAGATAAGGAGTGTCCTATGCCTTGTCTGGCCATTCAAGCGGATGTTTCTAAGGAAGATGAAGTGGATGCGATGGTCAGCCAAGTTGAAAAAGAGTTAGGTTATATCGATATTCTAATCAACAATGCAGCGATTGATTTATCTAATTTATTCCATTTAAAGACAGCTGAAGAATTTCGTCGGACTTTGGATGTGAATGTGGTGGGGGCATACAATTGCGCAAAGAGAGTATATCCTCATATGATTGAAAAAGAGTATGGTAAGATTATCAATATTTCTTCTACTAATGGAATGAATAGTTATTATCCTATGAGTTTTGACTACGATGCTTCGAAAGCGGCTTTGATTTCTTTAACCCATAACCTAGCATGGCAGTGTTCGCCATACGTGAATGTGAACGCAATTGCACCTGGTTTTATTGGTACAGAGAGTGAGCTGGATGGCTACGATGAGGATTTCTTGCAAAAGGAATGTGAAAAGATTCTAGTTCAGCGCTATGGTAAACCGGAAGAAGTCGCTAATTTGGTTCGTTTTTTAATTAGTGATGAAGCAAGCTACATCAATAATACGGTCATTCGTATCGATGGTGGACAAATGGGAAGTTGTTAG
- a CDS encoding SpaA isopeptide-forming pilin-related protein, translated as MKNKFKKLFSLIFATMMMITTMWTVKTTVQAATVSDGGYSGYWVRVKNTTLTNGNKILPQRLHFHNGTPAYCIEPKKAMKIGQDVYATSSLEDYKSLSASTKQKISAISYFGYGHNGRKEPIHYIATQILIWQTLDSKYKDSEVHYLPNNPQYGHLSNANKVTDKVKTIKAAILKDVNRYEASLGEPNFQIYGENGKKVGKTGQHAKYENGIVGKTYTVVDQKNVLKYKNLTKNTFSNAKVSGNKVTITLTEKDLNTNHTMSFRGKEHKIGVRPIILYGSAQNVIVRGDLNDPGNGSITIRAIGRTAKIQKLTEGQLALAGAKLGLYEDVNKNGKYDVGEPKVKEFTTTEKATAIEGLVPGKKYVLHELKAPKGYVRAEDVAVAIKDKDVTIKMMDKAMDVVVKKVTDKGDKVADVTLTILNEDGSVATDKDGNKAVYKTKADTDWNVSKYLQEGKKYILRETEVVAGVHIAKDVMFTAPKKGDKTLSVTVTMVDKEIDVIVKKVTEKGDRVADVTLTILNEDGSVAMDKDGNKAIYKTKADTDWQAGKYLQEGKKYILRETEVVAGVHKAKDVMFTAPKKGDKTLSVTVTMVDKEIDVIVKKVTEKGDRVADVTLTILNEDGSVAMDKDGNKAIYKTKADTDWQAGKYLQEGKKYILRETEVVAGVHKAKDVMFTAPKAGDKTMNVTVTMVDKTMKVLVDKIDNHGKPVPGAVLQVLDEHKKVVAEFKTEGKAMDISKYLQEGKKYSLHEKEAPFGYEIMKDIEFEAKGTQEQPQVIKAVDGRKKYYVAVEKVDAQNPNKKLKGAEITLFTKDGKIAKDVNGKDCVALTDEKGMVVFEVEYNEDMGGYYAKETKAPLGYRINSQQHKVVLSEDYNFAKENPVKIVVNDEALPIIKKTVHTGDSTSLTVWLVGLLIGLAGISIVIYKKKSQ; from the coding sequence ATGAAAAATAAATTTAAAAAACTATTCAGTTTAATTTTTGCGACCATGATGATGATTACAACCATGTGGACAGTCAAGACCACCGTACAAGCTGCTACGGTATCAGATGGCGGCTATTCAGGTTATTGGGTTCGTGTTAAAAACACGACATTAACGAATGGGAATAAGATTCTTCCACAAAGACTGCATTTCCATAATGGAACACCAGCTTACTGTATTGAGCCAAAGAAAGCGATGAAAATAGGACAAGATGTATATGCGACATCTTCTTTAGAAGACTATAAATCCTTATCAGCTTCTACTAAACAAAAGATTTCGGCAATTTCTTATTTTGGATATGGTCATAACGGAAGGAAAGAGCCAATTCACTACATTGCAACACAGATATTAATTTGGCAAACCCTAGATTCCAAGTATAAAGATTCGGAGGTTCATTATTTACCAAATAATCCGCAATATGGTCATTTATCGAACGCTAATAAAGTAACGGATAAAGTTAAAACAATCAAAGCAGCCATTTTAAAGGATGTGAATCGTTATGAAGCTAGTCTAGGTGAACCTAATTTTCAGATTTATGGTGAGAATGGAAAAAAAGTAGGGAAGACAGGACAGCACGCTAAATATGAAAATGGTATTGTTGGTAAGACTTATACCGTTGTGGATCAAAAAAATGTTTTGAAATATAAGAACTTGACGAAAAACACATTTTCTAATGCCAAAGTATCTGGAAACAAAGTAACGATTACTTTAACAGAAAAAGATTTAAATACTAATCATACAATGAGTTTTAGAGGTAAAGAACATAAAATTGGGGTTCGACCAATTATCCTATATGGGTCTGCTCAAAACGTGATTGTTCGAGGTGATTTAAATGATCCAGGTAATGGTTCTATTACCATTCGTGCCATTGGACGTACAGCTAAAATCCAAAAACTCACAGAAGGACAACTTGCTTTAGCTGGAGCTAAATTAGGTTTGTATGAAGATGTAAACAAGAATGGAAAGTATGATGTCGGAGAACCAAAGGTCAAAGAGTTTACGACCACAGAAAAAGCCACTGCAATTGAAGGCTTAGTACCGGGTAAAAAGTATGTCTTACATGAATTAAAAGCGCCTAAGGGTTATGTTAGAGCTGAAGATGTTGCTGTAGCCATCAAAGATAAAGATGTAACCATCAAGATGATGGATAAAGCCATGGATGTCGTCGTTAAAAAGGTGACGGATAAGGGCGATAAAGTCGCTGATGTAACCTTAACTATCTTAAATGAAGATGGCTCTGTCGCAACGGATAAAGATGGAAATAAAGCTGTCTATAAGACCAAAGCTGATACAGATTGGAATGTTTCTAAATACCTGCAAGAAGGAAAGAAATATATTCTAAGAGAAACAGAAGTGGTTGCCGGTGTGCATATTGCAAAAGATGTGATGTTTACAGCTCCTAAAAAGGGAGATAAGACTTTGAGTGTTACGGTAACTATGGTCGATAAAGAAATAGATGTCATCGTTAAAAAGGTAACAGAAAAGGGAGATCGTGTCGCTGATGTAACCTTAACTATCTTGAATGAAGATGGTTCAGTCGCAATGGATAAAGATGGAAATAAAGCTATCTATAAGACCAAAGCTGATACAGATTGGCAAGCCGGTAAGTATCTACAAGAAGGTAAAAAGTACATCCTAAGAGAAACAGAAGTGGTAGCCGGTGTTCATAAGGCTAAAGATGTGATGTTTACAGCTCCTAAAAAGGGAGATAAGACTTTGAGTGTTACGGTAACTATGGTCGATAAAGAAATAGATGTCATCGTTAAAAAGGTAACAGAAAAGGGAGATCGTGTCGCTGATGTAACCTTAACTATCTTGAATGAAGATGGTTCAGTCGCAATGGATAAAGATGGAAATAAAGCTATCTATAAGACCAAAGCTGATACAGATTGGCAAGCCGGTAAGTATCTACAAGAAGGTAAAAAGTACATCCTAAGAGAAACAGAAGTGGTAGCCGGTGTTCATAAGGCTAAAGATGTGATGTTTACAGCTCCTAAAGCCGGTGATAAGACGATGAATGTTACAGTCACCATGGTGGATAAAACAATGAAGGTCTTAGTAGATAAGATAGACAACCATGGAAAGCCAGTACCTGGAGCTGTTCTTCAAGTTTTAGATGAGCACAAAAAAGTCGTGGCTGAATTTAAAACAGAAGGAAAGGCAATGGATATTTCTAAATACTTACAAGAAGGAAAGAAATATAGCCTTCATGAAAAGGAAGCTCCTTTCGGATATGAAATCATGAAAGATATTGAGTTCGAAGCAAAAGGAACACAAGAACAGCCACAAGTGATTAAGGCTGTTGATGGGCGAAAGAAGTATTATGTGGCGGTGGAGAAAGTAGATGCTCAAAATCCAAACAAAAAGCTAAAAGGAGCTGAAATCACTTTATTTACGAAAGACGGCAAGATTGCTAAAGACGTGAATGGTAAAGATTGTGTAGCCTTAACAGATGAAAAAGGAATGGTTGTTTTTGAGGTTGAGTATAACGAAGATATGGGTGGCTATTATGCCAAAGAAACCAAAGCACCTCTAGGCTACCGTATCAATTCTCAGCAACATAAAGTTGTCTTATCCGAAGATTACAATTTTGCAAAAGAAAATCCAGTCAAGATTGTAGTGAATGATGAAGCCTTGCCTATCATTAAAAAGACAGTACATACTGGGGATTCAACCAGTTTAACAGTATGGTTAGTTGGCTTATTGATTGGCTTAGCAGGTATTTCTATCGTTATTTATAAGAAAAAAAGCCAATAA
- a CDS encoding ParA family protein, whose amino-acid sequence MIRSIINIKGGVGKTTTALQLSEGFAKEGKKTLLVDCDGQGNATNYLLPNLNFDEDETISRRNLAGLLMKKEEVRDCLWKSDFENLYVLPASLELFNVAYTLQSNSANGLPQFSLNKILKSLDFDEIVIDNNPALNLMTINSIYAADEIIIVSNIDRNSFKGVKDTYTNTINALNELPRENPVKIRILITMVNRNSTEKEALRQLKEIYGDVVYNQTIRYQAKAIRETYFLHTSLLDYKKANVAEDYRNWIEEVQE is encoded by the coding sequence ATGATTCGATCGATTATAAATATCAAAGGTGGTGTAGGAAAAACCACTACAGCTTTACAACTATCAGAAGGCTTTGCTAAGGAAGGGAAAAAGACTTTATTAGTTGATTGTGATGGGCAAGGAAATGCGACTAATTATTTACTGCCAAATTTAAATTTTGACGAAGATGAAACAATCAGTCGTAGAAACTTAGCTGGGCTTTTGATGAAAAAGGAAGAAGTACGTGACTGTCTTTGGAAAAGTGATTTTGAAAATTTATACGTTTTGCCAGCTTCGTTGGAATTGTTCAATGTAGCGTATACGTTACAGTCTAATTCAGCGAATGGATTACCTCAATTTTCACTGAATAAAATTCTAAAGAGTTTAGATTTTGATGAGATTGTCATTGATAATAACCCGGCTCTAAACTTAATGACCATTAATTCTATTTATGCTGCGGATGAGATTATTATTGTTTCTAATATTGATCGCAATTCATTTAAAGGGGTCAAAGATACATATACCAATACAATTAATGCTTTAAATGAATTACCTAGAGAAAACCCTGTAAAAATTAGAATACTAATAACCATGGTAAATAGAAATTCAACAGAAAAGGAGGCGTTAAGACAATTAAAAGAAATCTATGGAGATGTGGTTTATAACCAAACTATTCGCTATCAAGCAAAAGCTATTAGGGAAACATATTTCCTCCATACATCGCTTTTGGATTATAAAAAAGCAAACGTAGCAGAAGATTATAGAAATTGGATTGAGGAGGTACAAGAATAA
- a CDS encoding methionine gamma-lyase family protein, producing the protein MIQNQIKPELFKLAKQSDIDLKEIYAHIDDVCLYNSDRILSAFIENKVSYSDFADINGYGNYDEGRDKLECIFARVLGCEDALVRPQIMSGTNALYLTFSALLKHGDTMISLTGTPYDSLQETIGLSGNSSQSLRANGVLYEQIDLINNELDEEKIITRLKTPNVRLVEIQRSRGYSSRDSLCLNKIAHVIQKIREVNQEVIIMVDNCYGELVEKQEPGHIGADVVVGSLMKNLGGGIASTGGYVAGKKDIIQSIADRLTAPGIGKELGANFNTNNSFFKGIFMAPSVVRNALKTQIFTAYMLEKLHYKNVSPRYNECRTDIIQTVELETKENLINFTQGIQETSPIDSYVKVLPATMPGYPFDEVMACGAFTQGSTIELSADAPVVPPYTLYLQGGLSLEYGKLSILLALSKLNTTIQ; encoded by the coding sequence ATGATTCAAAATCAAATTAAACCAGAACTATTCAAACTAGCCAAACAATCCGATATTGATTTAAAAGAAATTTATGCACACATTGACGATGTCTGTCTTTATAATTCCGATCGTATTCTTTCTGCTTTTATTGAAAACAAGGTTTCTTATTCCGATTTTGCGGACATTAACGGTTATGGTAACTACGATGAAGGTCGAGATAAATTAGAGTGCATCTTTGCTCGTGTTCTTGGTTGTGAGGATGCCTTGGTTCGCCCACAAATCATGTCAGGCACCAACGCTTTATATCTAACCTTTTCTGCCCTTTTAAAACATGGAGATACGATGATTTCCCTAACCGGAACACCCTATGACTCTTTGCAAGAAACGATTGGTTTAAGTGGTAATTCCAGTCAATCCCTAAGAGCCAATGGTGTACTTTATGAACAAATCGATTTAATTAACAATGAGTTGGACGAAGAAAAAATTATTACTCGTTTAAAAACACCTAATGTTCGATTGGTCGAAATTCAACGTTCTAGGGGTTACTCTTCTCGTGATTCTCTTTGTTTGAATAAGATTGCTCATGTAATTCAGAAAATCCGTGAAGTAAACCAAGAGGTAATAATCATGGTGGATAATTGTTATGGCGAGTTGGTTGAAAAACAAGAACCTGGTCATATTGGAGCCGATGTGGTTGTTGGCTCTTTAATGAAGAATCTAGGTGGAGGAATTGCTTCGACCGGTGGTTATGTAGCTGGTAAAAAAGACATCATTCAAAGTATCGCCGACCGTTTAACCGCTCCTGGTATTGGTAAAGAACTGGGAGCGAACTTTAACACCAACAATTCTTTCTTTAAGGGCATTTTTATGGCACCAAGTGTGGTAAGAAATGCTTTAAAGACACAAATATTCACTGCCTATATGCTGGAAAAGCTACATTATAAAAACGTATCCCCAAGATACAATGAATGTCGCACTGATATTATCCAAACCGTCGAGTTAGAAACAAAAGAAAACTTAATAAATTTCACCCAAGGCATTCAAGAAACCTCACCAATCGATTCCTATGTGAAAGTACTACCGGCCACAATGCCCGGTTATCCCTTTGATGAGGTTATGGCTTGTGGGGCATTTACCCAAGGTAGTACCATTGAATTAAGTGCTGATGCACCTGTTGTTCCACCTTATACACTCTACCTACAAGGTGGTTTATCCTTAGAATATGGTAAGCTATCCATTCTTCTAGCTTTATCCAAATTGAACACAACTATCCAATAA
- a CDS encoding CapA family protein: MKDSSSLVFTGDIGFDKHMNHKWEDEDLIDSEIMAFLHEADHVVVNVEGALVEQKESDRELVHTMNPKAISVLKKMRTDIWNLCNNHIMDAGEKGIENTLKLARLHQVQTIGAGMNIAEARRPIYLNEAGGIGIFSLGYRRGCKPAGENKAGCYLWNEMELIQESIQEIKKSCKWCVLVVHGGEEFTSLPSPYTRNRYLTYLDMGADVIVAHHPHVPMNYEIVGDKMIFYSLGNFIFDTDYQRSQFNTEFGEVVRLYFTKEKMTWEAKGIFINRKTGRIEACPLPSIFQNVNEKEYRLLLPLAAKMMVAAYKRQLLYQKPDEFKNASEEKWKKNFLQEKRSGRVPGEVLDFQIIYPLSLEAEKREWEKSSLEDVKKYILEQL; the protein is encoded by the coding sequence ATGAAAGATAGTAGTTCATTGGTATTTACAGGTGATATCGGTTTTGATAAACATATGAATCATAAATGGGAAGATGAGGATTTGATTGATTCAGAAATAATGGCTTTTTTGCATGAGGCTGACCATGTGGTTGTGAATGTGGAAGGAGCCTTGGTTGAACAGAAAGAAAGCGACCGTGAATTGGTGCATACGATGAATCCGAAAGCTATTTCCGTATTGAAAAAGATGCGGACTGATATTTGGAACCTCTGCAACAATCATATTATGGATGCAGGTGAAAAAGGAATTGAAAATACCTTGAAATTAGCTCGTCTGCATCAGGTTCAGACAATTGGCGCAGGAATGAATATAGCCGAAGCCAGAAGACCTATTTACTTAAATGAAGCTGGTGGTATTGGTATTTTCAGTTTGGGTTATCGTAGAGGCTGTAAACCGGCCGGCGAAAATAAAGCGGGTTGTTATTTATGGAATGAAATGGAATTGATTCAAGAAAGTATCCAGGAAATTAAGAAATCGTGTAAGTGGTGTGTGCTGGTGGTTCATGGAGGGGAAGAATTTACTTCTTTACCTTCTCCCTATACTCGTAATCGTTATTTGACTTATTTGGATATGGGAGCAGATGTGATTGTGGCTCATCATCCGCATGTACCAATGAATTATGAGATAGTAGGTGATAAGATGATTTTCTATTCTTTAGGGAATTTCATTTTTGATACAGATTATCAACGTAGTCAGTTCAATACAGAGTTTGGTGAGGTGGTTCGCTTATATTTCACGAAAGAAAAAATGACTTGGGAGGCAAAGGGAATTTTCATCAATCGCAAGACAGGAAGAATTGAAGCTTGCCCTTTACCATCTATTTTTCAGAATGTGAATGAAAAGGAGTATCGTTTATTACTTCCTTTGGCGGCGAAAATGATGGTGGCGGCTTATAAGCGTCAATTGTTGTATCAAAAGCCAGATGAATTTAAAAATGCTAGTGAAGAAAAGTGGAAAAAGAATTTTTTACAGGAAAAGAGAAGTGGTCGTGTTCCCGGTGAGGTCTTGGATTTTCAAATCATTTATCCTTTGTCTTTAGAAGCAGAAAAGAGGGAGTGGGAAAAAAGTTCTTTGGAAGATGTGAAGAAGTATATCTTGGAACAACTTTAA
- a CDS encoding zincin-like metallopeptidase domain-containing protein gives MEKKKYELTSDYKIDFETKVYRIKALTSFGDVKAGDLGGYIQNERNLSQTGNAWVKDNAVVKGKARVTGNAWVKDNAVVKDNAKVRDNALVTDNAVVKDNAKVRDNALVTDNAVVRDNAVVEGNAWVYGNAVVKDYAVVQEFGRVEGHDVVDGDFVVAGLTWKNSKDEKSLKLNDSLEAPKEEYSQKGSRKDEFRKGLAKQFLKLLDSENVEKSFSWIKGWRMNGGQQNLNSGKHYRGINRLVLALKAYEKGYSDPRWITFNGLKDYEGAYIKKGEHGTKVEYWAAVKDEPIYDPVTKKEKKFFTISEMSQYIVTLPLGGDDFKIFPKYATVFNAEQCVGLPEYVKQVTNSEVTQSELVTKISESMGVKIVHHKGSDKCYYSPLEDVIHLPQQTDFKDDYAYNATALHELAHSTGATNRLDRNLQNYFGTVDYAFEELVAEMTGALVSTSLPGTEEDLDSYLKKHSENHKAYIASWIDHIQKDVDVLPRALKLAELSADFLELHGGLMSLEEYNKRHQYEKPVIADETTGKLFIAKKEYAHDELIDEFNECLEVAVSQPKGDWAETENALIKEGYSLLNHKDSRGELETHYGVKTLEKMENLIYEAMENHDIQLGTVDRVNEQLTNKVIQTKGFQIETE, from the coding sequence ATGGAAAAGAAAAAATATGAATTAACATCAGACTACAAGATAGATTTTGAGACTAAAGTATACAGAATAAAAGCTTTGACTTCTTTTGGAGATGTAAAAGCTGGGGATTTAGGCGGCTATATTCAAAACGAAAGAAATTTAAGCCAAACAGGTAATGCATGGGTCAAAGATAATGCCGTGGTCAAAGGAAAAGCAAGGGTTACAGGTAATGCATGGGTCAAAGATAATGCTGTGGTCAAAGATAATGCGAAAGTCAGAGATAATGCTTTGGTTACAGATAATGCTGTGGTCAAAGATAATGCGAAAGTCAGAGATAATGCTTTGGTTACAGATAATGCTGTGGTCAGAGATAATGCGGTGGTCGAAGGCAACGCATGGGTCTATGGAAACGCTGTGGTTAAAGATTACGCCGTGGTACAAGAGTTCGGTCGGGTTGAAGGGCATGATGTGGTTGATGGAGATTTTGTGGTTGCCGGTCTGACTTGGAAAAATTCAAAAGATGAAAAATCATTAAAGCTAAATGATTCCTTAGAAGCTCCTAAAGAAGAATATAGCCAAAAAGGAAGTCGTAAGGATGAATTCAGAAAAGGTCTTGCCAAGCAATTTTTGAAGTTGCTGGATTCAGAAAACGTAGAAAAAAGCTTCAGTTGGATTAAAGGTTGGCGAATGAACGGTGGGCAACAAAATCTAAATAGTGGGAAACATTATCGAGGCATTAATCGCCTTGTTCTGGCATTAAAGGCTTATGAAAAAGGGTATTCAGATCCAAGATGGATCACCTTCAATGGATTAAAAGATTATGAAGGAGCCTATATCAAAAAAGGAGAACATGGTACTAAAGTAGAATATTGGGCAGCCGTAAAAGATGAACCCATTTATGATCCGGTCACCAAAAAAGAGAAGAAATTTTTTACCATTTCAGAAATGAGCCAATATATAGTAACACTTCCTTTAGGAGGGGATGATTTTAAAATATTTCCTAAGTATGCCACAGTGTTCAATGCAGAGCAGTGTGTAGGACTGCCTGAATATGTCAAACAGGTAACGAATAGTGAAGTAACACAAAGTGAACTTGTTACAAAGATTTCTGAAAGTATGGGGGTCAAGATTGTCCACCATAAGGGAAGTGATAAGTGTTATTATTCTCCCTTGGAAGATGTCATCCATTTGCCACAACAGACTGATTTTAAGGATGACTATGCCTATAATGCAACAGCTTTACATGAGTTGGCACATTCCACAGGAGCAACAAACCGATTAGATCGCAATCTTCAGAACTATTTTGGAACGGTTGATTATGCCTTTGAGGAATTGGTGGCAGAAATGACCGGTGCCCTAGTATCTACTTCTTTACCCGGTACGGAAGAAGACTTAGATAGTTATTTAAAGAAACATTCTGAAAACCACAAAGCATATATAGCAAGCTGGATAGATCATATTCAAAAAGATGTGGATGTATTACCGAGAGCTTTAAAGCTGGCAGAACTGTCAGCAGACTTTTTGGAGCTACATGGTGGCTTGATGAGTTTGGAAGAATATAATAAACGTCATCAATATGAAAAACCGGTGATTGCAGATGAAACAACGGGTAAATTGTTTATAGCGAAAAAAGAATATGCTCATGATGAATTGATAGATGAATTCAATGAATGTTTAGAAGTGGCTGTTAGTCAACCTAAAGGGGACTGGGCAGAAACGGAAAATGCTTTAATTAAAGAAGGATATTCGCTTCTAAATCATAAAGATTCTAGGGGAGAATTAGAAACACACTATGGAGTTAAAACACTAGAAAAAATGGAAAATCTCATTTATGAAGCCATGGAAAATCACGATATTCAATTAGGAACAGTGGATCGGGTTAATGAACAATTAACAAATAAAGTCATCCAAACAAAAGGGTTTCAAATAGAAACGGAATAG
- the pnuC gene encoding nicotinamide riboside transporter PnuC: MKKIKIDFSKKMIKIATLIFALLMLGAIVSGGMGYQKLNAKVGETKYVGQLEMTRDKESEDFSEDATVFDVVYRQGEQKMIVNYSKEEYDHLKKDTIQAHQYKSQDGTNLFFTEKNPNLEKIQATYKEKMAEKTMFFFNLCSALTILSISLLIMIVFGQMFTTYEKSWFLSIMVLATIVAIVSPSESANGVNGIIIMWLYLMDTFLNILCELLISKQSKYNFLVSIAVELVEIAISLVLMYRFASMVVTLLFWIPIDILSFINWSKHEDREDEDLTIVRRLTGWQEVLVISGIVVFTVVVGYFISGLDIQTDFVMNRTVATWLAYLDACATAVGIANGLFIFFRFREQWLAWFISAILEATMNIMLGQYVLLVLKLGYLTNSTYGYIKWTKYIKSHKEERLTVF; this comes from the coding sequence ATGAAGAAAATAAAAATTGATTTTTCAAAGAAAATGATCAAAATTGCGACACTTATTTTTGCACTGTTGATGCTTGGGGCAATCGTCTCTGGTGGAATGGGTTACCAAAAATTAAATGCCAAGGTGGGTGAAACCAAATACGTTGGTCAACTAGAAATGACAAGAGATAAAGAAAGTGAAGATTTCAGTGAAGATGCGACGGTATTTGATGTGGTTTACCGACAGGGTGAACAAAAGATGATTGTGAATTATTCCAAAGAGGAATACGACCATTTGAAAAAGGATACCATTCAAGCCCATCAATACAAAAGTCAAGATGGTACGAACTTATTCTTTACAGAGAAAAATCCTAATTTAGAAAAAATACAGGCTACTTATAAAGAAAAGATGGCTGAAAAAACAATGTTCTTTTTTAATCTATGTTCAGCCTTAACAATCTTATCCATTTCATTATTGATTATGATTGTCTTTGGACAAATGTTTACGACCTACGAGAAGTCGTGGTTCTTATCGATTATGGTTTTAGCGACGATAGTCGCCATCGTCTCTCCATCGGAAAGTGCGAATGGGGTGAATGGAATTATCATTATGTGGTTGTACCTCATGGATACTTTCCTTAATATCTTATGTGAACTATTAATATCGAAACAAAGTAAATACAATTTCCTTGTCTCGATTGCAGTGGAATTGGTTGAAATAGCGATTAGCTTGGTCTTGATGTATCGCTTTGCGTCTATGGTGGTTACATTGTTGTTCTGGATACCGATTGATATTTTAAGCTTTATCAATTGGTCGAAACATGAAGATAGGGAAGATGAAGATTTAACCATTGTGCGCCGTTTGACTGGTTGGCAAGAAGTTTTAGTTATTAGCGGTATTGTGGTCTTTACAGTTGTAGTTGGCTATTTTATTAGTGGCTTAGATATTCAAACTGACTTTGTGATGAATCGTACAGTAGCTACTTGGCTTGCGTATTTAGATGCTTGCGCAACAGCGGTTGGTATAGCGAATGGTTTATTCATTTTCTTTCGCTTTCGTGAACAATGGTTGGCGTGGTTTATCAGTGCTATTTTAGAGGCAACGATGAATATTATGTTAGGACAATACGTCTTATTGGTATTGAAGCTTGGTTATTTAACCAATTCAACCTATGGCTATATTAAGTGGACAAAGTATATTAAGTCTCATAAAGAAGAGAGACTAACAGTTTTCTAA